In Pseudonocardia cypriaca, a single genomic region encodes these proteins:
- a CDS encoding MerR family transcriptional regulator has product MSEPRLVTTAELARALGLAPRTIQKYRQDGILTPDLESAGGHARWNIERVRDELRRIAAERREDR; this is encoded by the coding sequence GTGTCAGAACCGCGCCTCGTCACCACGGCGGAGCTGGCGCGTGCCCTGGGCCTGGCGCCCCGCACGATCCAGAAGTACAGGCAGGACGGCATCCTGACCCCGGATCTCGAATCGGCCGGTGGGCACGCCAGGTGGAACATCGAGCGAGTCCGCGATGAACTCCGGCGGATCGCGGCCGAGCGTCGCGAGGACCGCTAG
- a CDS encoding phenylacetaldoxime dehydratase family protein, whose protein sequence is MESAIPAHLAATRTHPRRMKEGYAPPYPSFVARMRPAVRQVVMAYFGLQFRGEPPVGALDVLDAAFAAADGPGHHDRAREVAADGTVDIVSIAYWDDPASFDRWSAAHRESWLGVRDGCGRWAEVLRPTVEEHETLFSSLGRPEGVGALADEWSGEIAEHGYWGGVRDRIPLSQTDPLAPVGAPVVERDGGRVRIRPHGGICLIRSGQDWADTDDAERAMYLNDVEPVLRAGMDFLRTEGREVGCYANRYLTVVEDGRPVERTFGLGWWRSLADLERWAESHPTHVAIFGAAMRYLSTLGPAARLRLYHEVSVVADGEALFEYVDCRPGTGLLGVSTG, encoded by the coding sequence GTGGAGTCGGCCATCCCGGCGCACCTCGCCGCAACGCGCACCCACCCCCGCCGGATGAAGGAGGGGTACGCGCCGCCGTACCCGTCCTTCGTCGCGCGGATGCGGCCCGCCGTGCGCCAGGTCGTCATGGCCTACTTCGGGCTGCAGTTCCGCGGGGAGCCGCCGGTCGGCGCTCTCGACGTCCTCGACGCCGCCTTCGCCGCGGCCGACGGGCCGGGCCACCACGACCGGGCGCGCGAGGTTGCCGCGGACGGGACGGTCGACATCGTGTCGATCGCCTACTGGGACGACCCGGCGTCGTTCGACCGCTGGTCCGCCGCCCACCGCGAGTCCTGGCTCGGTGTTCGGGACGGCTGCGGCCGCTGGGCCGAGGTCCTGCGGCCCACCGTCGAGGAGCACGAGACGCTGTTCTCCTCACTCGGCCGCCCGGAGGGCGTCGGCGCGCTCGCCGACGAGTGGAGCGGTGAGATCGCGGAGCACGGCTACTGGGGCGGGGTTCGCGATCGGATCCCGCTGTCGCAGACCGACCCGCTCGCACCGGTCGGTGCGCCCGTCGTCGAGCGCGACGGGGGCCGGGTGCGGATCCGGCCGCACGGCGGGATCTGCCTGATCCGGTCGGGCCAGGACTGGGCCGACACCGACGATGCCGAGCGGGCAATGTACCTGAACGACGTCGAACCCGTGCTGAGGGCCGGGATGGACTTCCTCCGCACCGAGGGGCGGGAGGTCGGCTGCTACGCCAACCGCTACCTCACGGTGGTCGAGGACGGGCGGCCGGTGGAGCGCACGTTCGGCCTCGGCTGGTGGCGCAGCCTCGCCGACCTGGAGCGCTGGGCGGAGTCCCACCCGACGCACGTCGCGATCTTCGGGGCCGCCATGCGGTACCTGTCCACGTTGGGGCCCGCCGCCCGGTTGCGCCTGTACCACGAGGTGTCGGTGGTGGCCGACGGCGAGGCGCTCTTCGAGTACGTCGACTGCCGGCCGGGCACCGGCCTGCTCGGCGTGTCGACGGGGTAG
- the nudC gene encoding NAD(+) diphosphatase, producing MRDEPIRSDRERQLAGWPKARIVVLDEGGRTPVDWGDVRRPRDRWDTISGSGARLITRPTTGDEPPEHAVLLGEHEGVAYWAVRGDVDLVAGEDPTDWADLRTVGAALDALGAGLLTGAVAVLNWHAAARFCARDGSPMHPRNAGWHRVCEANGHEEYPRTDPAVICLVHDGGTGDAARVLLARQPVWPEGRYSVLAGFVEAGESLEACVLREIHEEVGVRVRDVSYLGSQAWPFPRSLMVGFSAVADPDEPLVPADGEIAEAMWVTRTVLRAALEAGDWGAKSERPLLLPGKVSIARSMLESWAALD from the coding sequence ATGCGCGACGAACCGATCCGCTCCGACCGGGAGCGCCAGCTCGCCGGGTGGCCGAAGGCCCGGATCGTCGTGCTCGACGAAGGCGGGCGCACCCCGGTCGACTGGGGCGACGTCCGCCGGCCGCGGGACCGTTGGGACACGATCTCCGGCTCCGGTGCCCGGCTGATCACCCGGCCGACCACGGGGGACGAGCCGCCGGAGCACGCCGTGCTGCTCGGCGAGCACGAGGGCGTCGCCTACTGGGCCGTGCGGGGCGACGTCGACCTCGTCGCCGGTGAGGACCCCACCGACTGGGCCGACCTGCGCACCGTCGGCGCCGCCCTCGACGCACTCGGAGCCGGCCTGCTCACCGGGGCGGTCGCCGTGCTGAACTGGCACGCGGCCGCCCGCTTCTGCGCGCGCGACGGCTCGCCGATGCACCCGCGCAACGCCGGCTGGCACCGGGTCTGCGAGGCCAACGGGCACGAGGAGTACCCGCGCACCGACCCGGCCGTCATCTGCCTGGTGCACGACGGCGGCACGGGCGACGCGGCCCGCGTCCTGCTCGCCCGCCAGCCCGTCTGGCCCGAGGGGCGCTACTCGGTGCTCGCCGGGTTCGTCGAGGCGGGCGAGTCCCTCGAAGCCTGCGTGCTGCGGGAGATCCACGAGGAGGTCGGCGTCCGGGTCCGCGACGTGTCGTACCTGGGCAGCCAGGCCTGGCCGTTCCCGCGCTCGCTGATGGTCGGCTTCTCGGCGGTGGCCGATCCCGACGAGCCGCTGGTCCCGGCGGACGGCGAGATAGCCGAGGCGATGTGGGTGACGCGCACGGTCCTCCGCGCGGCGCTGGAGGCGGGCGACTGGGGCGCGAAGTCCGAGCGCCCCCTGCTGCTCCCGGGAAAGGTGAGCATCGCGAGATCGATGCTGGAGAGCTGGGCCGCCCTCGACTGA
- a CDS encoding type IV toxin-antitoxin system AbiEi family antitoxin domain-containing protein has translation MQSEIYLRWRLRAAGYGDHEVRRMLRDGSLHPIRRGAYVAGPSEDPAVGHALLVRAALAELSPDAVVSHVSAAVLHGLRVWGIPLDRVIVTRTRRRSGARRGSRVHVHCAPMEPDEIVLVDGLPVTSVPRTIVDVARTVGFEQAVVVADAALEAGLVDEGALAVALARWSRWPGLPAARRAIGFAARGSGSVGESRSRVAIAEAGLPAPILQWEVRRSDGTFVGRVDFGWPRQRTVGEFDGRVKYGKLLRPGQDPADVVYEEKRREDALRAEDLAVVRWTWPDLTHFAPVAARLRSRLT, from the coding sequence GTGCAGTCCGAGATCTACCTGCGGTGGCGGCTTCGCGCGGCCGGGTACGGCGACCACGAGGTACGGCGGATGTTGCGCGACGGCTCGTTGCACCCGATCCGCCGCGGTGCATACGTCGCTGGCCCGTCGGAGGACCCGGCGGTTGGACACGCCCTGCTGGTCCGTGCCGCGTTGGCCGAGCTGTCGCCGGACGCCGTCGTGAGCCACGTGTCCGCTGCCGTGCTCCACGGGCTGCGCGTCTGGGGCATCCCGCTCGACCGGGTGATCGTGACGCGAACACGCAGGCGCTCGGGAGCCCGGCGAGGCAGCCGCGTACACGTCCACTGTGCTCCGATGGAGCCCGACGAGATCGTGCTCGTCGATGGGCTGCCGGTCACCTCGGTCCCTCGCACGATCGTCGACGTCGCCCGCACGGTCGGCTTCGAGCAGGCCGTTGTCGTGGCCGACGCCGCACTCGAGGCGGGTCTCGTCGACGAGGGCGCGCTCGCGGTGGCACTCGCCCGGTGGTCGCGCTGGCCCGGGCTCCCGGCGGCGCGGCGGGCGATCGGCTTCGCGGCCCGTGGCAGCGGGAGCGTCGGGGAGTCGCGCAGCCGGGTGGCGATCGCCGAGGCCGGTCTGCCCGCCCCGATCCTGCAGTGGGAGGTCCGCCGCTCCGACGGCACGTTCGTCGGCCGGGTCGACTTCGGCTGGCCCCGGCAGCGGACGGTCGGCGAGTTCGACGGCCGCGTCAAGTACGGCAAACTCCTCCGACCGGGCCAGGACCCGGCCGACGTCGTCTACGAGGAGAAACGACGCGAGGACGCACTACGTGCGGAGGACCTGGCGGTGGTGCGCTGGACGTGGCCTGACCTGACGCACTTCGCCCCGGTGGCGGCCCGCCTCCGATCGCGCTTGACCTGA
- a CDS encoding carbon-nitrogen hydrolase family protein, whose amino-acid sequence MTHPRFRAAAVQAAPEFLDLEAGVDKSIALIAEAAGNGAQLIGFPETFLPGYPWFIWLDAPAWGLQFFPRYHDNSLVYGSPQAERLAAAARRHGITVVMGLSERHGGSLYIAQWLIGPDGETIAKRRKLKPTHVERTVFGEGDGSDLSVYDTPLGRMGGLCCWEHLQPLSKYAMYAQNEQVHVAAWPSFSLYAGAAYALGPEVNTSASRIYAVEGGCFVVAPCATVSPGMVELMCTDDTKRALLQTGGGYARIFGPDGSLLHEPLAPDAEGIVYADLDLGMISLAKAAADPAGHYSRPDVTRLLLNKTPGDRVVPFAAPGVEIEGELPPIAATRVAADV is encoded by the coding sequence ATGACCCACCCCCGCTTCCGCGCCGCGGCCGTGCAGGCCGCCCCCGAGTTCCTCGACCTCGAAGCCGGTGTCGACAAGTCGATCGCCCTCATCGCCGAGGCCGCCGGGAACGGCGCGCAGCTGATCGGGTTCCCGGAGACCTTCCTGCCGGGCTACCCGTGGTTCATCTGGCTGGACGCGCCGGCGTGGGGGCTGCAGTTCTTCCCGCGCTACCACGACAACTCCCTGGTCTACGGCTCGCCGCAGGCGGAGCGGCTCGCCGCCGCGGCGCGCAGGCACGGGATCACCGTGGTGATGGGGCTGTCCGAGCGGCACGGCGGCAGCCTCTACATCGCGCAGTGGCTCATCGGGCCGGACGGGGAGACGATCGCGAAGCGGCGCAAGCTCAAGCCGACCCACGTCGAGCGCACCGTGTTCGGCGAGGGCGACGGCAGCGACCTGTCGGTGTACGACACCCCGCTGGGCCGCATGGGCGGGCTGTGCTGCTGGGAGCACCTGCAGCCGCTGTCGAAGTACGCCATGTACGCGCAGAACGAGCAGGTGCACGTCGCGGCGTGGCCGAGCTTCTCGCTCTACGCCGGCGCCGCGTACGCGCTCGGCCCCGAGGTGAACACGTCGGCGAGCCGGATCTACGCCGTCGAGGGCGGCTGTTTCGTGGTGGCCCCGTGCGCCACCGTCTCGCCCGGGATGGTCGAGCTGATGTGCACCGACGACACGAAGCGCGCCTTGCTCCAGACCGGCGGCGGGTACGCCCGGATCTTCGGTCCCGACGGGAGCCTCCTGCACGAGCCGCTCGCGCCGGACGCCGAGGGGATCGTGTACGCCGACCTCGACCTCGGCATGATCTCCCTCGCCAAGGCCGCCGCCGACCCGGCGGGCCACTACTCGCGGCCGGACGTCACGCGCCTGCTTCTCAACAAGACCCCGGGCGACCGCGTCGTGCCGTTCGCCGCCCCCGGCGTCGAGATCGAGGGTGAGCTCCCGCCGATCGCGGCCACCCGCGTCGCCGCGGACGTGTGA
- a CDS encoding ATP-dependent DNA helicase UvrD2, with protein MHRATTPAGPVFPGCQDGPVTAPTLEAGLDDEQLAAVTAPRGPVCVLAGAGTGKTRTITRRIAHLVSTGHIAPGQVLAVTFTARAAGEMRTRLRALGVSGVQARTFHAAALRQLRYFWPRVVGGQQWQLLEGKLRLVGQAAARVKAGTDAAALRDFAGEIEWSKATLVTPDEYPAAVAKLRRETPGPAEQVAAVYAGYEALKNRAEMLDFDDLLLHTAAAMEEHAGVAEEFRDRYRCFVVDEYQDVTPLQQRVLDAWLGERDDLTVVGDANQTIYTFAGASPRYLLEFPRRFPEAVVVRLQRDYRSTPQVVAAANTLIGSARGPVAGSRLRLIGQLPPGPEPDFAEHDDEPAEAAAVAKRIARLITDGTPASEIAVLFRINAQSEVYEQALTEVGVPYQVRGGERFFNRPEVRRAMMAVRAAGALDAPLVDAVRAVLAPVGLTPDPPAGAQQRAQWESLLAIVELAEELVALEPDADMPRFAAELETRADAAHPPTVQGVTLASLHAAKGLEWDVVFLVGLVEGTLPIQHAEGDDEAIEEERRLLYVGLTRARRRLALSWALSRQPGGPRRRRRSRFLYGLIPDEHPASRVANGGGGRGAPKPRCRVCGSPLIGADSLKLRRCADCPSDVDVELLDRLRVWRADEAKEQQVPAYVIFTDATLTAIAEQRPADNAALVRIPGIGARKLDRYGEAVLGLVAEQGS; from the coding sequence ATGCACCGTGCAACGACCCCCGCGGGTCCTGTCTTCCCCGGCTGTCAGGATGGGCCCGTGACTGCGCCCACCCTCGAAGCCGGCCTGGACGACGAGCAGCTCGCCGCGGTCACCGCCCCCCGCGGGCCGGTGTGCGTGCTCGCCGGGGCGGGCACCGGGAAGACCCGCACGATCACGCGCCGCATCGCCCACCTCGTCAGCACCGGACACATCGCGCCGGGCCAGGTCCTCGCCGTCACGTTCACGGCGCGGGCGGCGGGGGAGATGCGCACCCGGCTGCGGGCGCTCGGGGTGTCCGGGGTGCAGGCGCGCACGTTCCACGCGGCCGCGCTGCGTCAGCTGCGCTACTTCTGGCCGCGGGTGGTCGGCGGTCAGCAGTGGCAGCTGCTCGAGGGCAAGCTGCGCCTCGTCGGGCAGGCGGCCGCCCGCGTGAAGGCCGGCACCGACGCGGCGGCGCTCCGCGACTTCGCGGGCGAGATCGAGTGGTCGAAGGCCACCCTCGTCACGCCGGACGAGTACCCGGCGGCCGTCGCCAAGCTGCGCCGGGAGACGCCCGGCCCGGCCGAGCAGGTCGCTGCCGTGTACGCCGGGTACGAGGCGCTCAAGAACCGCGCCGAGATGCTCGACTTCGACGACCTGCTGCTGCACACCGCGGCCGCGATGGAGGAGCACGCAGGGGTGGCGGAGGAGTTCCGCGACCGCTACCGCTGCTTCGTGGTCGACGAGTACCAGGACGTCACGCCGCTGCAGCAACGCGTGCTCGACGCGTGGCTCGGCGAGCGCGACGACCTCACCGTGGTCGGCGACGCCAACCAGACGATCTACACGTTCGCCGGCGCCAGCCCGCGCTACCTGCTGGAGTTCCCGCGGAGGTTTCCGGAGGCCGTCGTCGTGCGCCTGCAGCGCGACTACCGCTCCACCCCGCAGGTCGTCGCCGCGGCCAACACGCTGATCGGGTCGGCGCGGGGCCCGGTGGCCGGCAGCAGGCTCCGGCTGATCGGCCAGCTGCCGCCGGGTCCGGAGCCCGACTTCGCCGAGCACGACGACGAGCCCGCCGAGGCCGCCGCCGTCGCCAAGCGGATCGCCCGGCTGATCACCGACGGCACGCCGGCCAGCGAGATCGCCGTGCTGTTCCGGATCAACGCGCAGTCCGAGGTGTACGAGCAGGCGCTCACCGAGGTCGGCGTGCCGTACCAGGTGCGCGGCGGGGAGCGGTTCTTCAACCGGCCGGAGGTCCGCCGGGCGATGATGGCCGTCCGGGCCGCCGGAGCCCTCGATGCCCCGCTCGTCGACGCGGTGCGCGCCGTGCTCGCCCCCGTCGGGCTCACCCCCGACCCGCCCGCGGGTGCGCAGCAGCGGGCGCAGTGGGAGTCGCTGCTCGCGATCGTCGAGCTGGCCGAGGAGCTCGTGGCGCTCGAGCCCGACGCCGACATGCCCCGGTTCGCAGCCGAGCTGGAGACCCGCGCCGATGCTGCCCACCCGCCCACCGTTCAGGGCGTCACGCTCGCGTCCCTGCACGCGGCGAAGGGCCTGGAGTGGGACGTCGTGTTCCTGGTGGGGCTGGTCGAGGGCACGTTGCCGATCCAGCACGCCGAGGGCGACGACGAGGCGATCGAGGAGGAACGGCGGCTGCTCTACGTCGGCCTCACCCGCGCCCGGCGGCGGCTCGCCCTGTCGTGGGCGCTCTCGCGCCAGCCCGGCGGGCCGCGGCGGCGGCGCCGCAGCCGGTTCCTCTACGGGCTGATCCCCGACGAGCACCCGGCTTCGCGCGTGGCGAACGGCGGCGGTGGCCGCGGCGCGCCCAAGCCGCGTTGCCGCGTTTGCGGTTCGCCGTTGATCGGCGCCGACTCGTTGAAGCTGCGGCGGTGCGCCGACTGCCCGTCCGATGTGGACGTCGAGCTGCTCGACCGGCTCCGGGTCTGGCGGGCGGACGAGGCCAAGGAGCAGCAGGTCCCGGCCTATGTGATCTTCACGGACGCCACGCTCACCGCGATCGCCGAACAGCGGCCCGCCGACAACGCTGCCCTCGTGCGGATCCCGGGTATCGGGGCCCGCAAGCTCGACCGGTACGGCGAGGCCGTACTCGGCCTGGTCGCCGAGCAGGGTAGTTGA
- a CDS encoding M16 family metallopeptidase produces MPAPELHRTTLPNGLRVLVVPDPATPVVGVAVHVDVGFRSEPEGRTGFAHLFEHLMFQGSESLEKLAHFRHVQGSGGVFNGSTHQDYTDYFQVLPAAALERALFLEADRLRAPKLTQENLRNQIDVVKEEIRLNVLNRPYGGFPWILLPPVLYDTFPNAHNGYGDFSELEQASLEDAAAFFDTYYSPANAQVTVAGYLDVEETLRLVEKHFGDIPARPAPQRPSFGEPLPTGERRQSVIDAHAPLPAIALGYRMPDPGSDLDGYLGHALLGSVLGDGEAARLQRRLVHVDGLVTDISASAGLMGPLDARDPDTFTITAVHPSAVDPDRVLAAVDEELDKLAAEGPSTEELARQVARWSAGLHQENDRVMYRMLGLGARELLYGRAEISAELPDRLAAVTPEQVRAAAAALRSGGRGVLLVEPKEGE; encoded by the coding sequence GTGCCTGCGCCAGAACTGCATCGGACGACGTTGCCCAACGGGCTGCGGGTCCTCGTCGTCCCGGACCCCGCCACCCCAGTCGTCGGCGTCGCTGTGCACGTCGACGTGGGTTTCCGCTCGGAACCGGAGGGGCGCACCGGGTTCGCGCACCTGTTCGAGCACCTGATGTTCCAGGGCAGCGAGAGCCTGGAGAAGCTGGCCCACTTCCGGCACGTCCAGGGCTCGGGCGGCGTGTTCAACGGCTCGACGCACCAGGACTACACCGACTACTTCCAGGTGCTCCCGGCGGCGGCGCTGGAACGCGCGCTGTTCCTGGAGGCCGACCGCCTGCGCGCGCCCAAGCTCACGCAGGAGAACCTCCGCAACCAGATCGACGTGGTCAAGGAGGAGATCCGGCTCAACGTCCTCAACCGGCCGTACGGCGGGTTCCCCTGGATCCTGCTGCCGCCGGTGCTGTACGACACCTTCCCCAACGCGCACAACGGCTACGGCGACTTCTCGGAGCTGGAGCAGGCATCGCTCGAGGACGCCGCCGCCTTCTTCGACACCTACTACTCGCCGGCCAACGCGCAGGTCACCGTGGCCGGGTACCTGGACGTCGAGGAGACGCTGCGCCTGGTCGAGAAGCACTTCGGGGACATCCCGGCCCGCCCGGCGCCGCAGCGCCCCTCGTTCGGTGAGCCGCTGCCCACCGGTGAGCGGCGGCAGTCGGTCATCGACGCGCACGCCCCGTTGCCGGCCATCGCGCTGGGCTACCGGATGCCCGACCCGGGCTCCGACCTCGACGGCTACCTCGGCCACGCGCTGCTCGGGTCGGTGCTCGGCGACGGGGAGGCGGCCCGGCTCCAGCGCCGGCTCGTGCACGTGGACGGCCTCGTCACCGACATCTCCGCGAGCGCGGGCCTGATGGGCCCGCTCGACGCGCGCGACCCCGACACCTTCACGATCACGGCCGTGCACCCGTCGGCGGTCGACCCCGACCGCGTGCTCGCGGCCGTCGACGAGGAGCTGGACAAGCTCGCCGCCGAAGGCCCGAGCACCGAGGAGCTGGCCAGGCAGGTGGCGCGCTGGTCGGCCGGCCTGCACCAGGAGAACGACCGCGTCATGTACCGCATGCTCGGGCTGGGCGCGCGCGAGCTGCTGTACGGCCGCGCCGAGATCAGCGCGGAGCTGCCCGACCGGCTCGCCGCCGTCACCCCCGAGCAGGTGCGCGCCGCTGCGGCCGCGCTGCGCTCCGGCGGGCGCGGTGTGCTGCTGGTGGAGCCGAAGGAGGGCGAGTGA
- a CDS encoding helix-turn-helix domain-containing protein, translating to MARLLSTDAVDARERLAYWNEAVSDTYVRLDTTAPGRDVVGEIRADSLATLELSRVTATAQHVRRTPSLIAAAAEDYFLVSIQTRGAGALVQDGRTAALAPGDFALYDSTRPYELHFDAQFQQYVLMLPGPTLRSQLRRVQELTARGVRGSRGAGHLMIEMIRTLATDIEVLEPAAAAAVAQSVEHIVVAGLSSLAPGAPAPEPELAARREQIKACARTRLRDPGLTVAAIAATLHTSVSTLHRAFAGEPCSIAEWIWAKRLDAVRADLCDPALRHRTISDLAFSWGFVDASHFSRAFKARFGCTARDVRQAGGSTTNWRNDRST from the coding sequence ATGGCGCGCCTGCTCAGCACCGACGCGGTGGACGCGCGGGAGCGGTTGGCGTACTGGAACGAGGCCGTCTCAGACACCTACGTCCGGCTCGACACCACCGCGCCGGGCCGCGACGTCGTCGGGGAGATCCGGGCCGACTCACTCGCCACGCTGGAGCTCTCCCGCGTCACCGCCACCGCGCAGCACGTCCGGCGCACGCCGTCGCTCATCGCGGCGGCGGCCGAGGACTACTTCCTCGTGAGCATCCAGACCAGGGGCGCGGGCGCCCTGGTGCAGGACGGGCGCACCGCGGCGCTGGCGCCTGGCGACTTCGCCCTCTACGACTCCACCCGGCCGTACGAGCTGCACTTCGACGCGCAGTTCCAGCAGTACGTGCTCATGCTCCCCGGCCCGACCCTGCGCTCGCAGCTGCGGCGGGTGCAGGAGCTCACGGCGCGCGGCGTCCGCGGCTCCCGCGGGGCCGGGCACCTGATGATCGAGATGATCCGGACGCTCGCCACCGACATCGAGGTGCTCGAGCCGGCCGCGGCGGCGGCCGTGGCGCAGAGCGTGGAGCACATCGTCGTGGCCGGTCTGAGCTCCCTCGCCCCCGGAGCACCCGCCCCGGAGCCGGAGCTGGCCGCTCGTCGCGAGCAGATCAAGGCGTGCGCCCGTACCCGGCTGCGCGACCCCGGCCTCACGGTGGCCGCGATCGCCGCCACGCTGCACACCTCGGTGAGCACGCTGCACCGGGCGTTCGCCGGGGAGCCGTGCTCGATCGCGGAGTGGATCTGGGCGAAGCGCCTCGACGCGGTGCGCGCCGACCTCTGCGACCCCGCCCTGCGTCACCGCACGATCAGCGACCTGGCCTTCTCGTGGGGCTTCGTCGACGCGTCGCACTTCAGCCGGGCGTTCAAGGCCCGGTTCGGGTGCACCGCACGCGACGTCCGTCAGGCGGGCGGCAGCACCACGAACTGGCGCAACGACAGGTCGACGTAG
- a CDS encoding M16 family metallopeptidase, whose product MTSTTHRSADEIGRTELGPRPLPPLGPTRAVPLPDVEERVLPNGLRVLAAHRPGVPMVELRLRVPFAGDEPEHPAVAELLASTLLTGTATRDRVGIDDELAAVGADLGVNVDPERLQIGGSGLADGLPDLLGVLADVLTAATHPDGEVARERDRLVERISVARAQPRTIAREALQRKRFGDHPITREMPTGEAVAAVTVEQVRALHAAALVPGGSTLVLVGDIDPANAIAQVEKAVSGWVSDSPARELSTPPPITPSDLLLVHRAGSVQSQLRLSAPALRRHDPRYAALQLANLVFGGYFSSRWMENVREDKGYTYGAHSGIEFVPGGAVLGVETDVASDVTAPALLETRYELGRITAVPPTAAEVDAARAYAVGSLLISLDNQGGLASTLSALAADGLGIDWLRAHPARLESVTVEQVAEAALEFFAPTAFTGVVVGDADVIGARVRALGGITGP is encoded by the coding sequence GTGACCAGCACGACCCATCGCAGCGCCGACGAGATCGGCCGCACCGAGCTGGGGCCGCGCCCGCTGCCGCCGCTCGGACCCACCCGAGCGGTGCCGCTCCCCGACGTGGAGGAGCGCGTGCTCCCGAACGGGCTGCGGGTGCTCGCCGCCCACCGGCCGGGCGTGCCAATGGTGGAGCTGCGGCTGCGCGTGCCGTTCGCCGGTGACGAGCCCGAGCACCCGGCGGTCGCGGAGCTGCTCGCGTCCACGTTGCTCACCGGAACCGCCACGCGCGACCGGGTCGGCATCGACGACGAGCTGGCGGCGGTCGGCGCCGACCTCGGGGTGAACGTCGACCCCGAGCGGCTGCAGATCGGCGGCTCCGGCCTGGCCGACGGCCTCCCCGACCTGCTCGGCGTGCTCGCCGACGTGCTCACCGCGGCCACCCACCCCGACGGCGAGGTCGCCCGCGAGCGCGACCGGCTCGTCGAGCGGATCAGCGTGGCCCGCGCGCAGCCCCGCACGATCGCCCGGGAGGCGTTGCAGCGCAAGCGCTTCGGCGACCACCCGATCACCCGGGAGATGCCGACCGGTGAGGCGGTCGCCGCCGTCACCGTCGAGCAGGTGCGGGCCCTGCACGCCGCGGCGCTCGTGCCCGGCGGGTCCACCCTCGTGCTCGTCGGCGACATCGACCCCGCCAACGCGATCGCGCAGGTCGAGAAGGCGGTCAGCGGCTGGGTCTCCGACTCACCGGCCCGCGAGCTGTCCACGCCACCGCCGATCACGCCGTCCGACCTGCTGCTGGTGCACCGGGCCGGCTCGGTGCAGTCGCAGCTGCGGCTCTCCGCGCCCGCGCTGCGCCGCCACGACCCGCGCTACGCGGCGTTGCAGCTGGCCAACCTCGTGTTCGGCGGCTACTTCTCGTCCCGGTGGATGGAGAACGTCCGCGAGGACAAGGGCTACACCTACGGCGCCCACTCCGGCATCGAGTTCGTGCCCGGCGGTGCCGTGCTCGGCGTCGAGACGGACGTGGCGAGCGACGTCACCGCCCCGGCGCTGCTGGAGACCCGCTACGAGCTCGGCCGGATCACCGCCGTCCCGCCGACCGCGGCCGAGGTCGACGCGGCGCGCGCCTACGCCGTCGGCTCGCTGCTGATCTCGCTGGACAACCAGGGCGGGCTCGCGTCCACCCTGTCCGCGCTCGCCGCCGACGGGCTCGGGATCGACTGGCTGCGCGCCCACCCCGCCCGGCTCGAGTCGGTCACGGTCGAGCAGGTGGCCGAGGCGGCGCTGGAGTTCTTCGCGCCCACCGCGTTCACCGGGGTGGTGGTCGGCGACGCCGACGTCATCGGCGCGCGGGTCCGCGCGCTGGGTGGGATCACCGGCCCGTGA
- a CDS encoding mycoredoxin: MAQVTMYSTTWCGYCRRLKLQLDQAGIAYDEVDIERDPEAAAYVESVNGGNQTVPTVRFADGTALTNPPFVVVAEKVADLAA, translated from the coding sequence ATGGCTCAGGTGACGATGTACTCGACGACGTGGTGCGGCTACTGCCGGCGGCTCAAGCTGCAGCTGGATCAGGCCGGCATCGCGTACGACGAGGTCGACATCGAGCGCGACCCCGAGGCCGCCGCGTACGTGGAGAGCGTCAACGGCGGCAACCAGACGGTCCCCACGGTCCGCTTCGCGGACGGCACGGCGCTGACCAACCCACCGTTCGTGGTGGTGGCGGAGAAGGTCGCAGACCTGGCGGCGTAA